The DNA sequence AAGAGTAGGAGATCCATAAATATTTCTTCCTATTAATTTAGATTTTAAAACAATAGGATGCATAGGATTTATGAAAGAAGAATTTAAATGTGAAGAACGAGGTTTCATTTTAGAATGAATTTTTTTTCGTATGATGTCAATCAATTCCTCATTTTTGTATAATTCATTAGTCCTGACATCTATGACAAAAGAACAAATATCAGGAATAATATTATGTTGTATTCCTCCTTGTATTTGAGTTACATTCAAAGTAGTAAAACCTAATAAATCAGACTTTTTATCGAAATAAAACTTTCTCAAGTTTTCTATATCTTTTGTAGCAATATAAATTGCATTAATTCCTTTATTTCTTGCAGAGTGACCTGTTTTTCCTTCAGCTATACAATCTAATACAATGAGTCCTTTTTCAGCAATAGCTACTTGCATTTTTGTTGGTTCTCCCACAATTCCTAGGTCTATATACCCCAATTCAGGTAAAATTGATCGAATACCTGAGGCTCCAGATATTTCTTCTTCTGCAGTAATAGAAAGCACTAATCTATAAGGAATTTTTGATAAATTGCTTAAATATATGAAAGTAGCAATCAATGCAACGACAGAAGCTCCAGCATCATTACTTCCTAATCCGATTAATTTATCTTCTTTTTGAACAGCAATAAAAGGATCTGTTGTCCAATTTTTTCCTGGTTTTACTGTATCATGATGAGAATTTAATAATATAGTTTTTGTATCTTTTTTCTTATAAAAATTTTTATTTTCTGTCCATATATTATTAAATTTTCTTTTTACAAAAAATCCATATTTATGAATATAATCCTCTATCAGAAAAGAGACTTTATTTTCTTGTTTAGATATAGAAGGGGTATTGATAATCTGTATCAAAAGTTGGACCGCTTCTTCCTTTAAAACTTGTAAATTGACTATAGACATAGTCTAGTCTTATTAAGATTATTTTTTAATAATAAATGGGTGGGAAGACCTATACTAACCTTACATACGCCATTTTGCAATGCAAGAAAAGCATTTTCCAATTTAGGAATCATACCATTTGTTATAGTATGATTTTTTTTCATTTTTTGAAATAAATGAAAATTAATTTTTTTTAAATAAGATTCAGGATCCTGCATATTTCGTAAAATTCCTTTTTTTTCAAAACAAAAATATAACTCTACTTCACAATCTTTTTCTTGAGATAAAGACATGGCTATATAGGACGCTATTGTATCTGCATTTGTATTGAGTAAATTTCCTATTCCATTATGTGTGATGGAACATAATACGGGAGTAATATGATTTTTTAATAAAAATTTTATTAAATGTGTATTCACACTTTTTACATTTATATCCCCTACATATCCATAATTAATATTTTTCATTTTACGTAAATATGATTGGATACAGTTTCCATCCGCTCCACATAATCCTAAAGCATTACAATGATAAGATTGTAATTTAGCCACAATATTTTTGTTAATTATTCCTGCATAAGTCATAACAACTATATCCAAAGTTTCTTTATCGGTTATTCTTCTTCCTTGTATCATTTTTGGATAAAACCCCATTTTATTTGAAATAAAATCTGCTTTCTTTCCTCCTCCATGAATCAATACTTTATCTCCTTGAAGATGACAAAAAGCCTCCAGAGAATCATGAAGAAGTTTATGATCATTAATTAAATTTCCCCCAATTTTAACTACATGGATTTTCATGATAAAGATTGTAATATTCTTAAAAAAATTATTTGCGAAGCGTAAATTCTATTTTTTGCTTGTTGCAATACGATAGAATATTTACTATCTAAAACCGCATCTTCCACTACCAAATTCCTTCTTACAGGCAAACAATGCATAAATTTAGCTTGATTGGTTAGTTTCATTTTATTTTCAGTAATCATCCAATTTGGATTTTTACAAAGAATTTTTCCATAATCTAAATAACTACTCCAATTTTTGGCATAAATAAAATTTGCATTTATAAATGCTTCATTTTGATGATGTGTTATATAAGCTCCATTAGAAAATTTTTTATGTAGATTATATCTTTCTGGACATGTAATCGTAAAATCTATTTGTTTAATTTTCGATATCCATTGAGCAAAAGAATTTGCAACAGAATGAGGCAATGATTTTACATGAGGAACCCAACTTAATACAACTTTACATTTTTTTCTAAAAAAAGATGTATATTCTGCAATAGTCATAACATCGGCTAAAGACTGTAAAGGATGTAGAGTTGCACTTTCCATATTTACTACTGGAACTCTAGAATAATTTAATATTTTATTAAAAATAATTTCTTGATCATCATAATTTTTATCTGAAAGATTTGGAAAGGTTCTGACTGCAAGAATATCACAATATAGACTCATTACAGAAATAGCTTCTTTAAGATGTTCTTGTGTTAAATTCATTACGTTTCCATCATCCATTTCAATTGTCCAAGAATCCCTATGAATATCTAAAACCCAAGTACTACATCCTAAGTTAAAAGCCGCTTTTTGACAACTAATTCTTGTACGTAAACTAGGATTAAAAAAAACCAATCCTATTGTTTTATTTTTTCCAATATGTTGAAAACTATATGGATTTTTTTTTAAAAGGAGGGCTTCTTTAATAAGATCATATATATCGACAACATCTTCTACGCTAAAAAATTTTTTCATAAATTTATTTATATTCTTCAATAATATTCATCCCAAGCTTTTATTGATAATTGATCTATAGATAAATTACAAAAAGCTTGTATAAAAGCTTTTGCTAAACGTGCATTAGTAAGTAGAGGAATATTAAAATCTACAGCATAACGTCTAATAGTATAATCGTTATTTAACTCTGATCTACTTAAATTTTTTGGAATATTAATAATAAGATCCAATTTTCTATTTTTTATTAATTCAATAACATTTGAATATTTTTTTACATTAGGCCAATAAACTTTAATTGAAGGAATTCCATTATGGGATAAAAAACTATTAGTACCTTCTGTTGCAAACAATATATATCCTTTTTTATATAAAAGTCTTGTAACCTCTAAAAGATCTAATTTAGATTCAATAGGCCCTCCAGATATCAATATATTTTTCTTAGGTATGGTATAACCAACAGAAAGCATAGATTTTAAAAGTGCTTCATAAAAAGTATCTCCTAAACAACCTACTTCTCCTGTGGAAGCCATATCTACACCCAAAATAGGGTCTGCATCTTGCAAACGGAAAAAAGAAAATTGAGAAGCTTTTACTCCTAAAAAATTTGTAATAAAAAAATTAGGTTCCATTTTGTTTTTTTTCTTTCCAAGAAGAACTTGAGTAGCTAATTCAATCATATTAAAATGAGATACTTTTGATACAAAAGGAAAGCTTCTAGAGGCTCTCAAATTGCATTCAATTACTTTTATTTCATTATCCTTAGATAAAAATTGAATATTGAAAGGACCAGATATATTAAAATGTTTGGATATTTTTTCAGATATGCGAATAATTTCTTTTAATGTAGATAAATATAGATTATGTGGAGGATATACCAATGTTGCGTCTCCTGAATGTACACCTGCAAATTCTACATGTTCTGATATAGCATAATACAAAATTTTTCCGTTTTGAGAAACGGCATCTAATTCAATTTCTTTAGCATTTTTAATAAATTCTGTAATAATTAATGGATATTCATAAGATATGGGTACTTTTTCACGAAGATAATGCTGTAGTTCTTCTTGATTAGAGATAACATTCATATCTGCTCCAGAAAGAACGTAAGAAGGTCTAACCAATATAGGAAAGTCTACTTCTTTTATAAATTGATAAATATCATCAAAATCGGATAACTCTTTCCATTTCGGTTGTTTAATTTTTAGATGATCCATAGCATTAGAAAATTTATATCTATTCTCTACTTTATCTATGGAAACAGGGGAGGTTCCTAAAATTTTTACATTTTTTTCATAAAGTTTTAAAACTAAATTATTAGGAATTTGTCCTCCCATAGATACGATTGTTCCTTTAGGTTTTTCTAATTCAATAATATCTAATACACGCTCTAAAGTCAGTTCTTCAAAATATAATCTATCACATATATCAAAATCAGTGCTTACAGTTTCTGGATTATAATTTATCATTATAGATCTATAAGATTCTTTATGAATAGTATTTAATGCATTAACACAACACCAATCAAATTCAACACTACTTCCAATTCTATAAACACCAGAACCTAATGTAATAACAGATTTTTCATCTTCTTCATAAAAAACATCATGTTGAATTGCATGATATGTTAAATACAAATAATTTGTATGTGCTGGATATTCAGAAGCTAAAGTGTCAATTTGTCTTACATATGGAACTATATTTTTTATTTTTCTATGTTCCCTGATTTTCTTTTCTAAATTAGAAATATTGTAATTTTTATTTTTTTTACAAAAAATACTAGCTATTTGTATATCAGAAAACCCTTCCTTTTTAGCTTTTCGTAACAGTTCTTCTGGAAGATCCAGAAAATTATCAAAATAATCTATCTTTTTTTTTGTTTGAAAAATATTATCAAGTTGATATAAAAACCACAGGTCTATCTTTGTCAAATGATGTATTTCTTTTATGGAAATTCCTTCTTCTAAAGCTTCTTCTAAAAAGAAAATTCTTTGATCTGTAGGTTTTTTTATAGATTCTTTCAATAATCTAATCGATTTCAATTTTTTTTTATTCATAATATTAATGAAACCCTGCATTCCTATGTCTAACATACGAATTCCTTTTTGTAAGGCTTCTTCAAAAGAACCTCCAATTGACATAACTTCTCCTACACTTTTCATACTACTTCCAATCCTATTAGAGACACCATAAAATTTCCCTAAATCCCATCTAGGAATTTTACACACTACATAATCTAACGCAGGTTCAAAAAAAGAAGAGGTATTTTTAGTCACAGAATTTTTTAATTCGTGTAATCCGTATCCCAAAGATAATTTAGCGGCAACAAAAGCTAAAGGATAACCTGTTGCTTTAGAAGCAAGAGCACTAGATCGAGAAAGTCTGGCATTCACTTCAATAACACGATAATCTTCTGAACTAGGATCCAATGCAAACTGAACATTACATTCTCCTACTATATGAAAATCTCTGGCTATATGTATTGCTAATTTTCTCAAATTATAATATTCAGAATTGGTTAAGGTTTGTGACGGTGCTACAACAATACTTTCTCCTGTGTGAATTCCTATAGGATCAAAATTTTCCATATTGCATACAGCAATACAATTATCATATTTATCTCTTACTATTTCATATTCAATTTCTTTCCATCCTTCCAAATATTCTTCTACAATAATTTGAGAAGAGTAAGAAAAAGCCTTATTTACTATTTTTTTTAAATCAGGAATATTCCTGGCAAAACCGCTTCCTAACCCTCCAAGGGTATAAGCAGATCTAATAATAATAGGAAACCCTATTTCTAAAGAATAGGAAACGGCCTCATTCATAGAATATACCACAAAACTTTTTGCCGTTTTTATGTTAATATGAGTTAATTTATTTCTAAATAAATATCTATCTTCACTGTGAATAATAGATTCAATAGAAGTTCCTAAAATCTGAATTTTATATTTTTTTATAACACCTTCTTTAAAAAGCTGAATTCCACAATTCAATGCCGTTTGTCCACCAAAAGCTAATAAAATTCCTTGTGGTTTTTCCTTATCTATTACACGTTTAACAAAAAATAAAGTCAAAGGAAGAAAGTACACCTTATCAGCTATTTCTTTCGAAGTTTGAACTGTGGCTATATTTGGATTCATTAATATAGTAAAAATTCCTTCTTCTTTAAGAGCTTTTAATGCTTGTGTTCCAGAATAATCAAATTCACCAGCTTCTCCTATTTTTAATGCACCTGATCCCAGGATAAGTACTTTATCTATTTTCATACTAATTTTTAGAAAGATACTTCATTAAGTATTATATTTACTTTTTTTAATTAAATCTATAAAAATATCGAATAAAAATTCGGTGTCTTGAGGACCACTTGAAGCTTCTGGATGAAATTGAACAGAAAAAAAAGGCTTATTATTATGAATAATCCCTTCGCAAGTATTATCATTTAAATTTCGAAAAAATATTTTCCATTCTCCAGAAAGATTTCTGGTGTCTAAAACATATCCATGATTTTGTGATGTAATAAAACTTTTTCCTGTTTCTAATGAAATAACCGGTTGATTATGACTTCTATGTGCATACTTTAATTTATAGGTTTCTCCTCCTGCCGCTATTCCTAAAAGTTGATTTCCCAAACATATTCCAAATATAGGTTGTTTCTTTTTTAAAGCTAAACGAAGATAATGTATTGGTTTTTCATAAATTTTAGGATTTCCAGGTCCATTAGAAAGGATCAATCCATCATATTCATCTTTTATAAAATTATAATCCCATGGAACTCTAATAATAGAACAATCTCTTCGTAAAAGACAACGTAAAATATTATTTTTTAACCCAAAATCTACAAGTAGTATTTTATATTTTCCATTTCCATACATAATTTTTTCATGTATTGATACTTTTTCAGAAAGATTATCTTGATTTGGATCATAAAAGGGAAGATCTTCATTTCTCATTAAAATTTTACCTAACATGGATCCTCCATTTTTTCTAAGTTTTTTTGCAATAAATCTAGTATCTACACCATATAATCCAGGAATTTCATTTTCATACAACCAATTTGATAGAGATTGATTCATATTCCAATGATATGGACGATTAGAATAATAAGAAATAATAAGTCCGGATACTTGAATCCTATCAGATTCATAAAATTCAGAAATAAATTCTTTAGTATAAGAAAAAGATGGAATTCCATAATTTCCTATTATGGGATATGTATAAGTTAGTATTTGACCTTTGTAAGATGGATCTGTAATACTTTCTGGATAACCGGTCATAGCCGTATTAAATACAACTTCTCCAGAAGAAGAAACTGGTGCACCAAAATAATCAGCTTCATACCGAGTTCCATCTTCTAATACAAGTATCGCTTTTTTTATTTTTTCTTTATTTTTTTCCATTTTTTCCATATAAATAGGATAAGGCATTCTTTAACTTTTTCAGAAATAATTTTATATGGTTTTCATCAATATTTAATGAAGGAAGTAATCGTAAAACATATGGATTATTAGATACACCTACAAATACTTTTTCTTTATAAACTAAAACATTTTTTAAATCCATAACAGGAAAATCAAATTCTACCCCAATCATAAGACCTCTCCCCCTTATTTTTTTAATTTCAGGAATGACACTTAATTCTTTTAATATGATTTCCCCCATTTTTTTTGCGTTTTCAATTAATTTTTCTTCTTTAATAATTTCTAATACAGCAATCCCAGCTGTACAAGCTAAATGATTTCCTCCAAAAGTTGTTCCTAACATTCCATAATATGGTTTAAATTTAGGATGTATAAGTACCCCTCCTATAGGAAATCCGTTCCCCATTCCTTTGGCTACAGTAATTAAATCTGGTTTTATAGGATATAATTGGTGAGAAAAAAAAGACCCCGTTCTTCCATATCCACTTTGAACTTCATCTATAATCAATATTGTATTGTATTTTTTGCAAAAATTTTGGATTTTATAAAAAAAATCTAGACCTGGATCTATAATTCCAGAGACCCCTTGTATTCCTTCAGTAATTATAGCGCAAATATCTTTTTTTCTTAATTTTTCTTCTAGGGAATCAAAATCTTGATATTTGATGAATATAGTTTCATGTTGAGTATTAAAAGGGGATATCAATTTATAGTTATCTGTTATCGATAGACTTCCACTTGTTCTTCCATGAAAAGAACCTTTAAAAGCGATAACTTTTTTTTTTCCTGTATGAAAAGAAGCTATTTTTAATGCATTTTCATTAGATTCTGTCCCAGAATTACATATAAATAATGAATAATCTTCATATCCTGAAATATTTCCAAGTAAAGAAGCTAATTTTTTTTTTTGAGAAATATATACGCTATTAGAATAATAGGATATTTTATGAATTTGTTCTATTAAAGTTTTCACATAATATGGATGCGAATGGCCAACGGAAATCACAGCATGTCCTCCATAAAAATCTAAATACATATTTCCTTGTACATCAAAAACATAAGAACCTTCGCTTTTGATTAATTCTATATCTAGAATAGGATAAACGTCAAATAATTTCATTTTTAGAAACGAACGGATTTTAATCTTAAACCACAAGTTTCATCCAACCCAAACATAAGATTCATATTTTGTATAGCTTGACCAGAGGCTCCCTTTATGAGATTATCTATAATGCTGATAACAATCAGTTGATCTTCTTCTTTAATAAGATACAAAATACACTTGTTTGTATTGATCACTTGTTTAATATCAATATTAACATCAGAAATATTTACAAATGGATGATTTTTATAATATTCTTTATAAATTTCTTTAATTCTATTCAAAGAGAGAATAGAATAAGTATATAAAGTTGTTATAATTCCTCTAGAAAAATTTCCTCTATAAGGTACAAAATAAATTCTAGAATCAAAATTATTTTGTACTTGATGAATAGTTTGTTTAATTTCTTTCAAATGCTGATGTTTAAAAATTTTATAAGTAGAAATATTATTATTTCTCCAACTAAAATGATTTATATCAGTCAATTTTCTTCCGGTTCCTGTAGAACCTGTAATGGCACTAATATGTATATCTTTTTTTAAGAATTGATTTTTAGCTAGTGGTAAAATTGCTAATAGAATTGCTGTAGAAAAACATCCAGGATTGGCTATATTATTTGATTTTTTTATAGTTTCTTTTTGAAATTCCGGCAATCCATAAACGAAATTTCTATTGTTAAAAATAGATTGAATTTTTATTCTAAAATCTTGACTCAAATCAATTACTTTTATATTTTCTGATATATGATACAATTCTTCTCTAGATTTTCCATGTCCAGAACAAAGAAATACAACATCTATTTCTTTGCTTAAATCATGGGAAAATTTTATATTTTTTATTTCTATTTCTCCTAATAAATCTTGATGAATTACATAAATCAATTCTCCTGTATGACTTTTACTAACTATATTTTTAATCTTAATTTTTGGATGATGAATCACCAATCGAATCAATTCTCCAGCAGTGTATCCAGCTCCTCCTATAATGCCTATTTCAATCATTCTTCTTTATTATTTAAATTATGATACATTTTTATTTGATTACTCAAAATTTTAGTAAAACCCTTAACATCTTCTTTTGTCCAAGCATAATTCATTTCTCCATATTTAGTTTTTATATTAGAAGATGTCATTAAATCAAATTTAGATTTGATTCCTACTAAATGAAATCTATAAGGATAAAGAATGATATATACACTTCCGGTTAATCTCTTCTGTGTACTTTTTAAAAATTTTTCTATATCACGCATAACAGGATCTAAATATTGAGCTTCATGAAGTAACATACCATACCAATTGGATAATTGTTCTTTCCAATAAAGTTGCCATTTTGTAAGAATATGTTTTTCCAATAAATGATGAGCTTTTATAATAATAATAGCAGCTGAAGCTTCGAATGCAATTCTTCCTTTAATTCCCAAAATTGTATCTCCTACATGGATTCCTCTTCCTATAGCAAATTCTGAAGCTATTTTTTCAATTTTTATTATATTTTTTATAGCTTTTCCTTTTTCTTGATTTAC is a window from the Blattabacterium cuenoti STAT genome containing:
- a CDS encoding M20 family metallo-hydrolase, yielding MSIVNLQVLKEEAVQLLIQIINTPSISKQENKVSFLIEDYIHKYGFFVKRKFNNIWTENKNFYKKKDTKTILLNSHHDTVKPGKNWTTDPFIAVQKEDKLIGLGSNDAGASVVALIATFIYLSNLSKIPYRLVLSITAEEEISGASGIRSILPELGYIDLGIVGEPTKMQVAIAEKGLIVLDCIAEGKTGHSARNKGINAIYIATKDIENLRKFYFDKKSDLLGFTTLNVTQIQGGIQHNIIPDICSFVIDVRTNELYKNEELIDIIRKKIHSKMKPRSSHLNSSFINPMHPIVLKSKLIGRNIYGSPTLSDQSVMPFSTIKMGVGDSIRSHTSNEYVLISEIMKGIDIYLSLLKDFYF
- the argB gene encoding acetylglutamate kinase: MKIHVVKIGGNLINDHKLLHDSLEAFCHLQGDKVLIHGGGKKADFISNKMGFYPKMIQGRRITDKETLDIVVMTYAGIINKNIVAKLQSYHCNALGLCGADGNCIQSYLRKMKNINYGYVGDINVKSVNTHLIKFLLKNHITPVLCSITHNGIGNLLNTNADTIASYIAMSLSQEKDCEVELYFCFEKKGILRNMQDPESYLKKINFHLFQKMKKNHTITNGMIPKLENAFLALQNGVCKVSIGLPTHLLLKNNLNKTRLCL
- a CDS encoding acetylornithine carbamoyltransferase, producing MKKFFSVEDVVDIYDLIKEALLLKKNPYSFQHIGKNKTIGLVFFNPSLRTRISCQKAAFNLGCSTWVLDIHRDSWTIEMDDGNVMNLTQEHLKEAISVMSLYCDILAVRTFPNLSDKNYDDQEIIFNKILNYSRVPVVNMESATLHPLQSLADVMTIAEYTSFFRKKCKVVLSWVPHVKSLPHSVANSFAQWISKIKQIDFTITCPERYNLHKKFSNGAYITHHQNEAFINANFIYAKNWSSYLDYGKILCKNPNWMITENKMKLTNQAKFMHCLPVRRNLVVEDAVLDSKYSIVLQQAKNRIYASQIIFLRILQSLS
- the carB gene encoding carbamoyl-phosphate synthase (glutamine-hydrolyzing) large subunit, coding for MKIDKVLILGSGALKIGEAGEFDYSGTQALKALKEEGIFTILMNPNIATVQTSKEIADKVYFLPLTLFFVKRVIDKEKPQGILLAFGGQTALNCGIQLFKEGVIKKYKIQILGTSIESIIHSEDRYLFRNKLTHINIKTAKSFVVYSMNEAVSYSLEIGFPIIIRSAYTLGGLGSGFARNIPDLKKIVNKAFSYSSQIIVEEYLEGWKEIEYEIVRDKYDNCIAVCNMENFDPIGIHTGESIVVAPSQTLTNSEYYNLRKLAIHIARDFHIVGECNVQFALDPSSEDYRVIEVNARLSRSSALASKATGYPLAFVAAKLSLGYGLHELKNSVTKNTSSFFEPALDYVVCKIPRWDLGKFYGVSNRIGSSMKSVGEVMSIGGSFEEALQKGIRMLDIGMQGFINIMNKKKLKSIRLLKESIKKPTDQRIFFLEEALEEGISIKEIHHLTKIDLWFLYQLDNIFQTKKKIDYFDNFLDLPEELLRKAKKEGFSDIQIASIFCKKNKNYNISNLEKKIREHRKIKNIVPYVRQIDTLASEYPAHTNYLYLTYHAIQHDVFYEEDEKSVITLGSGVYRIGSSVEFDWCCVNALNTIHKESYRSIMINYNPETVSTDFDICDRLYFEELTLERVLDIIELEKPKGTIVSMGGQIPNNLVLKLYEKNVKILGTSPVSIDKVENRYKFSNAMDHLKIKQPKWKELSDFDDIYQFIKEVDFPILVRPSYVLSGADMNVISNQEELQHYLREKVPISYEYPLIITEFIKNAKEIELDAVSQNGKILYYAISEHVEFAGVHSGDATLVYPPHNLYLSTLKEIIRISEKISKHFNISGPFNIQFLSKDNEIKVIECNLRASRSFPFVSKVSHFNMIELATQVLLGKKKNKMEPNFFITNFLGVKASQFSFFRLQDADPILGVDMASTGEVGCLGDTFYEALLKSMLSVGYTIPKKNILISGGPIESKLDLLEVTRLLYKKGYILFATEGTNSFLSHNGIPSIKVYWPNVKKYSNVIELIKNRKLDLIINIPKNLSRSELNNDYTIRRYAVDFNIPLLTNARLAKAFIQAFCNLSIDQLSIKAWDEYY
- the carA gene encoding glutamine-hydrolyzing carbamoyl-phosphate synthase small subunit, with product MPYPIYMEKMEKNKEKIKKAILVLEDGTRYEADYFGAPVSSSGEVVFNTAMTGYPESITDPSYKGQILTYTYPIIGNYGIPSFSYTKEFISEFYESDRIQVSGLIISYYSNRPYHWNMNQSLSNWLYENEIPGLYGVDTRFIAKKLRKNGGSMLGKILMRNEDLPFYDPNQDNLSEKVSIHEKIMYGNGKYKILLVDFGLKNNILRCLLRRDCSIIRVPWDYNFIKDEYDGLILSNGPGNPKIYEKPIHYLRLALKKKQPIFGICLGNQLLGIAAGGETYKLKYAHRSHNQPVISLETGKSFITSQNHGYVLDTRNLSGEWKIFFRNLNDNTCEGIIHNNKPFFSVQFHPEASSGPQDTEFLFDIFIDLIKKSKYNT
- a CDS encoding aspartate aminotransferase family protein is translated as MKLFDVYPILDIELIKSEGSYVFDVQGNMYLDFYGGHAVISVGHSHPYYVKTLIEQIHKISYYSNSVYISQKKKLASLLGNISGYEDYSLFICNSGTESNENALKIASFHTGKKKVIAFKGSFHGRTSGSLSITDNYKLISPFNTQHETIFIKYQDFDSLEEKLRKKDICAIITEGIQGVSGIIDPGLDFFYKIQNFCKKYNTILIIDEVQSGYGRTGSFFSHQLYPIKPDLITVAKGMGNGFPIGGVLIHPKFKPYYGMLGTTFGGNHLACTAGIAVLEIIKEEKLIENAKKMGEIILKELSVIPEIKKIRGRGLMIGVEFDFPVMDLKNVLVYKEKVFVGVSNNPYVLRLLPSLNIDENHIKLFLKKLKNALSYLYGKNGKK
- the argC gene encoding N-acetyl-gamma-glutamyl-phosphate reductase, with protein sequence MIEIGIIGGAGYTAGELIRLVIHHPKIKIKNIVSKSHTGELIYVIHQDLLGEIEIKNIKFSHDLSKEIDVVFLCSGHGKSREELYHISENIKVIDLSQDFRIKIQSIFNNRNFVYGLPEFQKETIKKSNNIANPGCFSTAILLAILPLAKNQFLKKDIHISAITGSTGTGRKLTDINHFSWRNNNISTYKIFKHQHLKEIKQTIHQVQNNFDSRIYFVPYRGNFSRGIITTLYTYSILSLNRIKEIYKEYYKNHPFVNISDVNIDIKQVINTNKCILYLIKEEDQLIVISIIDNLIKGASGQAIQNMNLMFGLDETCGLRLKSVRF